TAAAAGCATTGAACAGAAAACATAATTAAAATTGATTTTTTTGGAGGAGATAAACTCATAGGCACGAATAAAATGTCTTGCTATTAGAGTGTCGTTTTGAATCTCCGATGTGAACAAACTTTGTAAATATCTTCCAATATCCCATTCAATCGGTCCCCAAACAGCATCTTCAAAGTCAATAATAACAAGAGGGTCTAATAAAATGTTATTTAGTCTAAGATCTCCATGCAACAGACTCTGCCCCGATAAAAAGTCTTTAGAGTAAAACTTGTTTTTCAATATATGGAGTCTCGATAAATGCGCCAACTCTTTGAAAATCATTTCATTTTCAGATCTATACAATCTTTGTTCAAAGATAGATGTCTTATTGGGGTTCTCAATACTATGAATGTTGTATAATGCCTTGGCCAACGAATACTGATCCTTCAGATCAATTTTTCTATTAGATGAATTTTCATACTGATATGACAGAATAGTAAATTTCTCTCCATCTAATAAGATTTCTCGAGTATAAGATTTTCCCATCTTTACATATTTAGGAATATTTATGCCCGATAAGAATGAGTAAATGGTATCTCCCTTATTATCAGTCAAGACTTCTCCTTTATTTAATTTCACAACAAGTTTCCTTGGCATCCCAAGAAAAAAAAGAATTGCAGTTTCAGTATACACAATATCCTCGATATGTTGTTTTAATAAGGAGGTTAGTTCTTTCACGTCTCGAAAAACAGTAGATTGGAGATTGTTAATCATACCTCAAGTACATTAAAAATGGAGATGTCTGGGTAATCATTCTTCAGCATAACGATAATTTTCTGGAACTCGGATAAATTGTTGGAATTATAATAGTACCCATAAAGAAAAGATAAGTGGGTTGGAATAATATATCTAGGGGGCAATCCCTCTTTTTCTATTGGGATATAAAAATATCGTTCTAATAAATAACGACTTGTTGGAGGTTCCTCCCCCCATAATTCCACTCTCCCATAGCCATGTCTATACTTTTGGAGACAAGACGAAAGAATGGAAGGCGGATCTTCGTGATATACTATTATATCTTCAGAATAATAGACTGAAACTTTATCTTTTTCTAATTTTTTCATTAGAATTCTGGACTCTGCAGCAGCAAGATTAAGGGTTTCAGAAAATAAGCCCCCTTGATATTTCAAAAAGATGCTTCTGTGAACTATTAGATTTCTACTATCTATCATAGAGGTGAAGGCTCCTTGCAAATATGAACCAAACAAACAATGATATAGTTTTTCTTCCCACTCCCCTAATATTGTAGTTTTTTGGAATAAACAAGGATTGCCCTGTAAAACTAAGGGGTTATACTTACAGCAGTATTGAAGGATGGTATAAATCCAAGTTTTATCAACAACACAATCATTATCCGTAAAAACGATATAATCTTCTTTCTCTATATAGTTATTTATACTATTTCTTGCAGCACCAGGGCCCTGCCCTTTGTTTTTAATTACATAAAAATATGGATAAGACGAAACTTCTTGTTGAATTCTTGAAACGCACGCTCTCTCTGAGTTATCATCTATCAAAAAAAATTTGTAGCGAAAGGTAGTTTTTAAATTTGCATATTCGAGAGAGCTTATCAAAGATTTTATCAATGAGATTGTCTGTTGCTCTCTATCCTTGAATGGGACAGCAATAATGATATTCATCCTATTTTTATTTTAAGATTCGTTTAAACTGGTCATAAATATATTCTATGTCATCTTTTGAAATATCCACATATCCAGGAAGAAGAAGCCAGTTTGAATACAATGAATGCATTGGACAGCCATTTAGATTTATGTAGCCTCTATGTCTAGAATGATTCCATGTTGCATAATTTTCAAAATCGTTGTACTGAAAAGAATTATCAACTCTTATACCTGCATCCTCAAGAGCATGAACGATAGAATCCATAGGCTGTTTTAGTTTGTTGAGATTTATTCTCAGAGGAATCTTCCAATAAGAACGGGAAAGTTCCTTTGGAATAGATTGTCTTTCTATCCCCTCAATTTCGGAAAGGTAATTTTCAATCAGTGTACAGTTGGATTTATTCAAGCTTAATTTTTCATTCAAATATTTAAGTTGGATCTTTGCCAATAGCAGGGCAAAAATATGAGGTCGATATTTATTTCCGATTGCGTTGTGTAATGTACGCTTTTCAAATAAGCGAGAAGACGAAAGACGATTGGGATGTGCCAGTTCTACCATCCTTTTTGCATATGCTTCATTATCGGTAAGAGCGATGCCAAATTCTCCAGCATCAATAAACTTTCTACGTCCTAGAGAATAACACGCAATATCAATGAAATCAAATGTAGAGATATTTATATCATTCCATTCTGTCCCATATGCATGAGAATTATCCATTATAATAATGGATTCTGGATAATTAACTTTATGCTTTTTAAGAGCCTTAAAATCATAGGAGGCTCCCCATACTGATGTGAGAAAGAGATTCTTGGTAGCCGAAAAATCCACAAGACTTAGGTCTAACAACAAAGTTTCAGGATTAATATCATGTATATAAACTTGGATGTTGTTTTCAAGCAAGGCATTAATAGCGCCAGTATAGGAGTACTTGGGAGCTATAATAGAACCTTCTTTATCCAAAGCAGCATATGCAGCTGCATGAATAGCAGCAGTTCCATTGCAAAAAGCAACACAATATCTTTTGTTGAAGTAACCTGCAAAAGCATCTTCTACTTCATCAAGAAGTCCTCCATCAACAATCGACAAGTCATTAAAAGACATATCGTTGATAGACTGAAGAATAGCTGTTTTTTCAAAATCTCGCCAAGAGTCTTTTATTTGTTTTCTGCGCATTGTGGACTAAATTTTACAATGGAATGCATAATCTTATAAAGAAGACAAGGGGCACTGGTGAATTTATTGTTGTTTACAATAATGTCAATTTGTTGTTCCTTCTTAATAGACTCTGGGATAATATCGGTTAATCTAATTTCCGTTTCTCCTTTTGCGATTATGGCTTCGTTTGTGTGAATACATGCCAAATAAAGAATTGACAAAATAATTGTACGATAGCAAAAAGTAGTGGATGAGGTAATTGCATCAGGGAACAAATTAAAGAACTCTTCGCAAAGAGATTTTAATTCCGTTATATGTTGATCTCGGGAGCTTCCCCCCCTTTTTTTCTTCGAAAAGTAATCTGCATTTAGTATATTTGCTAACAACTGTTCGATCTCGCAACTCTTTCGTAGAGAAAAAACCAATAACAAAGTGATAATCCTGTGGTTCTTTTCTTTGATTTTTGTGTCATAGATTACTTGATAAAAGACTTGTTCTATGCTTTGGCGCTGTT
This genomic stretch from Porphyromonas gingivalis ATCC 33277 harbors:
- a CDS encoding phosphotransferase family protein is translated as MINNLQSTVFRDVKELTSLLKQHIEDIVYTETAILFFLGMPRKLVVKLNKGEVLTDNKGDTIYSFLSGINIPKYVKMGKSYTREILLDGEKFTILSYQYENSSNRKIDLKDQYSLAKALYNIHSIENPNKTSIFEQRLYRSENEMIFKELAHLSRLHILKNKFYSKDFLSGQSLLHGDLRLNNILLDPLVIIDFEDAVWGPIEWDIGRYLQSLFTSEIQNDTLIARHFIRAYEFISSKKINFNYVFCSMLLRMSNRIREDEISLAEPIVDSFTQKCRQFYHEGSRF
- a CDS encoding glycosyltransferase; this encodes MNIIIAVPFKDREQQTISLIKSLISSLEYANLKTTFRYKFFLIDDNSERACVSRIQQEVSSYPYFYVIKNKGQGPGAARNSINNYIEKEDYIVFTDNDCVVDKTWIYTILQYCCKYNPLVLQGNPCLFQKTTILGEWEEKLYHCLFGSYLQGAFTSMIDSRNLIVHRSIFLKYQGGLFSETLNLAAAESRILMKKLEKDKVSVYYSEDIIVYHEDPPSILSSCLQKYRHGYGRVELWGEEPPTSRYLLERYFYIPIEKEGLPPRYIIPTHLSFLYGYYYNSNNLSEFQKIIVMLKNDYPDISIFNVLEV
- a CDS encoding DegT/DnrJ/EryC1/StrS family aminotransferase, producing MRRKQIKDSWRDFEKTAILQSINDMSFNDLSIVDGGLLDEVEDAFAGYFNKRYCVAFCNGTAAIHAAAYAALDKEGSIIAPKYSYTGAINALLENNIQVYIHDINPETLLLDLSLVDFSATKNLFLTSVWGASYDFKALKKHKVNYPESIIIMDNSHAYGTEWNDINISTFDFIDIACYSLGRRKFIDAGEFGIALTDNEAYAKRMVELAHPNRLSSSRLFEKRTLHNAIGNKYRPHIFALLLAKIQLKYLNEKLSLNKSNCTLIENYLSEIEGIERQSIPKELSRSYWKIPLRINLNKLKQPMDSIVHALEDAGIRVDNSFQYNDFENYATWNHSRHRGYINLNGCPMHSLYSNWLLLPGYVDISKDDIEYIYDQFKRILK